A single region of the Amphiprion ocellaris isolate individual 3 ecotype Okinawa chromosome 4, ASM2253959v1, whole genome shotgun sequence genome encodes:
- the gprin3b gene encoding G protein-regulated inducer of neurite outgrowth 3 codes for MGTNPKRTVTVQMVPQLAVADTLGNKEPNANWGKESNLKLSQVCPKPTLTSPDKQDNFSVTTAPTNTIPHTQKTASKGGEPVSSTVSDNPEPGNGNQIESEHVTGGDQHLPDLSPTGQAVGEAGGDRRDSNANVKMLSPANEKDACLPSAVTASKVDVHSKDCRIKGPSAPEEEPAELTSSAKATARENGNKHVSPNDKNLNNTSELRNAASEPQQDNKGSISAPKDTSQKAKEPDHIQTCPSRSVPPKPIENMETSTPLSSTKPPSNSKDTEAEPKNENSCSTYTEKDIPPVERPQVSSDKHQPGSSQKDSSTVLQATQNMPWQVAEESSQTDTAVFEGEQRSKLYREASTMTSSPSPVLVRQCHDMEVQAVADMCSKAVSTSPSLLPFTATRRQSGGAIPREEVQSLAVVHQVHDSVSLHQTNITPLPASIDPRSERLTVEAEMCPNQNAARVFHSETLSQQHDSRLGAKPKEPGSALCNIQPVYQINIEHSNHKKQGETGGDSQHKTGVQVSAAKTATAEAPSLRSGTPPETAGVSKSGSADGNNAALSQAAATAKADQALPTATTAAAAAAATTTSKADLTKNKDESSKEKRKEAGGKTRTKETNSSKQKIEPERNDEEDDQSGKQKDKSVHDVVWDEQGMTWEVYGASVDPESLGFAIQSHLQCKIKEQERKLIAQTSFRKSISGPDSPRHGRKNKRRQQNIFRSMLQNVRRPNCCVRPPPSSVLE; via the coding sequence ATGGGAACTAACCCAAAAAGGACAGTGACAGTCCAGATGGTGCCTCAGCTGGCTGTGGCCGATACACTGGGCAATAAGGAGCCTAATGCCAACTGGGGTAAGGAGTCCAACCTCAAACTCTCTCAGGTTTGTCCAAAACCCACTCTCACATCTCCTGACAAGCAGGATAACTTCTCTGTGACGACTGCTCCCACTAACACCATCCCACACACCCAGAAAACAGCTTCCAAGGGAGGTGAACCAGTTAGCAGCACTGTGTCAGACAATCCAGAACCAGGAAATGGAAACCAGATAGAGTCTGAGCATGTGACAGGTGGAGATCAACATTTGCCTGACCTTTCTCCAACAGGCCAAGCTGTGGGTGAGGCAGGAGGCGACCGGAGAGATTCTAACGCTAACGTGAAAATGCTAAGCCCCGCTAATGAAAAGGATGCCTGTTTGCCGTCTGCTGTTACGGCATCAAAGGTCGATGTGCACAGCAAAGACTGCAGAATAAAAGGGCCAAGTGCACCAGAGGAGGAGCCTGCAGAGCTGACATCCTCAGCCAAAGCCACAGCACGAGAGAACGGTAATAAGCATGTTtctccaaatgacaaaaaccttaACAACACCAGTGAATTGAGGAATGCAGCATCTGAACCGCAACAAGATAACAAAGGGAGTATTTCTGCTCCCAAGGACACATCACAGAAAGCTAAAGAGCCTGATCATATACAGACCTGCCCATCAAGGTCAGTTCCACCAAAACCTATAGAAAACATGGAAACTTCAACTCCGCTCAGCTCCACTAAACCTCCATCTAATAGTAAAGACACAGAGGCTGAGCCTAAAAATGAGAATTCATGTTCGACATATACAGAGAAGGATATTCCACCAGTAGAGAGACCACAAGTCTCCTCAGATAAACATCAGCCGGGGTCTTCCCAGAAGGACTCCTCCACTGTGCTCCAGGCTACACAAAATATGCCTTGGCAGGTGGCCGAGGAAAGCAGCCAGACTGACACAGCTGTCTTTGAAGGAGAGCAGCGCAGCAAGCTCTACAGGGAGGCTTCGACTATGACCTCATCCCCATCACCAGTCCTGGTCAGGCAGTGTCATGATATGGAGGTTCAGGCTGTAGCTGACATGTGCAGTAAGGCTGTGTCCACGAGCCCAAGTCTGCTGCCCTTCACTGCGACTCGCAGGCAGAGCGGTGGTGCAATCCCCAGGGAGGAGGTGCAGAGCCTGGCTGTAGTGCACCAGGTTCACGACAGCGTGAGCCTCCATCAGACCAATATAACTCCCCTACCCGCCTCTATTGACCCCAGGTCTGAGAGACTCACTGTGGAGGCGGAGATGTGCCCCAACCAAAACGCTGCAAGGGTTTTCCACTCAGAGACTCTATCCCAGCAGCACGACTCGAGGCTGGGAGCCAAGCCTAAAGAGCCGGGATCAGCTCTGTGCAACATCCAGCCAGTTTATCAAATAAACATCGAACACAGCAACCACAAGAAGCAAGGCGAGACAGGTGGCGACTCCCAGCATAAAACCGGGGTTCAGGTATCCGCAGCAAAAACAGCCACTGCTGAAGCTCCTTCTCTCAGATCAGGGACACCCCCAGAGACAGCTGGTGTTTCCAAGTCTGGATCTGCTGACGGTAACAATGCTGCGCTGTCTCAGGCTGCTGCTACAGCCAAAGCTGACCAGGCCCTGCCAactgcaacaacagcagcagcagcagcagcagcaaccacCACATCTAAGGCAGATCtaactaaaaataaagatgaaagttcaaaagaaaaaaggaaagaagctGGAGGTAAAACCCGGACGAAGGAGACAAATTCAAGCAAACAGAAGATAGAACCAGAGAGAAACGACGAAGAGGACGACCAGTCGGGGAAGCAGAAAGACAAGAGCGTGCACGACGTCGTCTGGGATGAACAAGGGATGACTTGGGAGGTCTACGGGGCTTCTGTGGACCCCGAATCCCTCGGTTTTGCCATTCAGAGCCACTTGCAGTGCAAAATCAAGGAGCAAGAGAGGAAACTGATAGCCCAGACCTCCTTCCGAAAGTCAATCTCTGGTCCTGATTCGCCGCGACATGgcagaaagaacaaaagaaggcagcagaacattttcaggTCAATGCTGCAAAATGTCAGACGGCCCAACTGCTGTGTGcgcccccctccctcctccgtCCTCGAGTAG